The Kogia breviceps isolate mKogBre1 chromosome 4, mKogBre1 haplotype 1, whole genome shotgun sequence genome window below encodes:
- the DIMT1 gene encoding probable dimethyladenosine transferase, translated as MPKIKSGASGRCRERPQQRRELKSVGGPMFNTGIGQHVLKNPLIVNSIIDKAALRPTDVVLEVGPGTGNMTVKLLEKAKKVIACEIDLRLVAELHKRVQGTPLASKLQVMVGDVLKTDLPFFDACVANLPYQISSPFVFKLLLHRPFFRCAVLMFQREFALRLVAKPGDKLYCRLSINTQLLARVDHLMKVGKNNFRPPPKVESSVVRIEPKNPPPPINFQEWDGLVRITFVRKNKTLSAAFKSSAVQQLLEKNYRIHCSVHNIIIPEDFSIADKIQQILTSTGFSDKRARSMDIDDFIRLLHGFNAEGIHFS; from the exons ATGCCGAAGATCAAGTCAGGGGCGAGCGGCCGATGCCGCGAGCGGCCACAACAGCGCCGGGAGCTGAAGAGCGTAGGAG gaccCATGTTCAACACGGGGATTGGGCAGCACGTTTTGAAAAATCCTCTCATTGTTAACAGCATTATCGATAAG GCTGCCTTAAGACCAACTGATGTGGTGCTGGAAGTTGGACCTGGAACTGGCAATATGACTGTAAAGTtgctagaaaaggcaaaaaag gtaaTCGCCTGTGAAATTGACCTAAGGCTAGTAGCTGAACTTCACAAAAGAGTTCAGGGCAC GCCTCTGGCCAGCAAACTTCAAGTAATGGTGGGTGATGTGTTGAAAACAGATTTGCCATTTTTTGATGCTTGTGTGGCAAATTTGCCTTATCAG ATCTCTTCTCCTTTTGTCTTCAAGCTGTTGCTGCACCGACCTTTTTTCAG ATGTGCTGTACTTATGTTTCAAAGAGAATTTGCTCTCCGACTGGTTGCAAAACCTGGAGATAAGTTATACTGCAGACTGTCGATTAATACACAACTATTAGCACGTGTGGACCATCTAATGAAA GTTGGAAAGAATAACTTCAGACCACCACCCAAGGTGGAATCCAGTGTCGTAAGGATAGAACCTAAGAATCCACCGCCACCTATCAATTTTCAG GAATGGGATGGCCTAGTAAGGATCACCTTTGTTAGGAAAAACAAGACACTGTCTGCTGCATTTAA GTCAAGTGCAGTGCAACAGCTACTGGAAAAAAACTACAGAATTCACTGTTCGGTCCATAATATT ATAATACCAGAAGATTTCAGCATAGCAGATAAAATACAGCAAATCCTAACCAGCACAGGTTTTAGTGACAAACGGGCCCGTTCCATGGACATAGATGATTTCATTAG attGCTACATGGATTCAATGCAGAAGGTATCCATTTTTCTTAG